Within Flavobacterium pisciphilum, the genomic segment CTAGCGAAAAGAAGAAAGTAAAAAAACAACTATTAGATATCTGTAAAACGATTCCATCATTAACGATATTCTTACTTCCTGGTGGAAGTTTGTTATTACCTATACTAATCAAGTTCATCCCCACTTTATTGCCTTCGGCATTTAATGAGAACTTAGATGATGAAAGTGAATAAAAACAAAAAAAATCGCCTTAAAGGCGATTTTTTTTATTTACAATTTCAATTGATAAACTTCATCAAGTTCATCATTCGAACTAATATTTACATTTAAATCAGTTACAAATCCTGAATTCAAACCATACACCCATCCGTGTAACATTAAGTCTTGACCGTTTTTCCATGCCCCTTGTACAATTGAAGTCTTTGCTAAGTTATAAACTTGTTCTTTAGCATTTACTTCTACAAAAGCATTAAAACGTTCTGTTTCATCTTCAATAGAATTCAAATATTTATCATGTAAACGGTATTCATCTTTAATGTGACGAATCCAGTTATCAATGATTCCTACTGATTGATTTCCCATAGCAGTTTTTACACCACCACAACCGTAATGTCCACAAACAATAACGTGTTTAACTTTTAAAACGTTTACTGCATAATCTAAAACACTTAACATGTTCATATCAGAGTGAACAACCATATTAGCAATATTTCTGTGTACAAAAACCTCACCTGGTTTAGCTCCAATAATTTCATTTGCTGGAACACGGCTATCAGAACAACCAATCCACAATAAAGGTGGTGTTTGTCCTTTTGCTAAATCTGCAAAATAATTAGGATCGCTTGCTAATGATTTTTCAACCCACTTTTTGTTATTATCTAATATTTGTTTATAGAACTCTTTCATCTTTTTATTTTTTTTAAACTGTCAATTTCTTGTATTTAGAGGATTCTAAAAAAGTCTCATGTAAAGTTACCTCTTTTTAATCCTCTATAAACACAACACTACAGCATTATTTAGCTATTAATTTTAAAATTTTTCTTTTTCTGTTTTTTTAACCATTGCTCTTTTTGCAACATCATAATAATGTTCTATAGAAACATGATTGTTTAAATCTGGAGAGTTTTCTAACTCGTATGCCTTTTTAAACCCTTTAAGTTTGACCTTAATATTCTGATCAACAGCTCTAGTATCTTTAAATTCTTTAATTAAATCAAGAATATCATGAGCAATATACACTGTATCTTGTGCATTGATAATCACTTTTGAATTTTCTGGAATAGAATTTAATGTAAGTTTAATAGCCGCTTTATTCAAGAAAGAAACTTCTTGAGCAAGATCGATATGAATTACATCTCCATCTTCATACTCTTCTTTCTTGAAACTGTATGCTCTTTTTAAATTCCCTCTTAACACGAAAATTACACTAATTACAATTCCTAAAGCAACACCTTTAAGTAAATCTGTTGCTACAACAAATACTAAAGTGGCAACAAAAGGGATGAATTGGTATTTTCCTTTTTCCCAGAAGTGAATAAAAGTTGCTGGTTTAGCCAATTTATAACCTACTAATATTAGTATAGTAGC encodes:
- the can gene encoding carbonate dehydratase — encoded protein: MKEFYKQILDNNKKWVEKSLASDPNYFADLAKGQTPPLLWIGCSDSRVPANEIIGAKPGEVFVHRNIANMVVHSDMNMLSVLDYAVNVLKVKHVIVCGHYGCGGVKTAMGNQSVGIIDNWIRHIKDEYRLHDKYLNSIEDETERFNAFVEVNAKEQVYNLAKTSIVQGAWKNGQDLMLHGWVYGLNSGFVTDLNVNISSNDELDEVYQLKL